CATAAATAAAGAGGTATCAGTCGTAGTGGCGATCGCCCCTTCAATTGGTTGAAAAAAGCTTGGCCAACCTGTACGGCTATTGAACTTAGTGTCAGATGTGAATAATGGCAGATCGCAGCCAGCACAGTTATAAGTACCCTTGCTATATTCCTTATCGAGAGGACTGCTAAATGAGCGCTCAGTACCATGTTTGCGTAAAACACGAAACTGCTCTGGGGTAAGAATTTGTTTCCATTCATCTTCGGTTTTCATAATTTGATACTTCTTAGTTGCTTTAGTTAAGTCTACGGCGATCGCGGAGTCTGCGGATGTGGAATCTGTGGATCGCGATCGCCAAAGTTGAAATAGCCACGAACTGCCGATGATGGCTGCTCCAGTGAGTAATAGATCTCTTTTTGTCATTGTTGATATTCCAACTACGTTGATATTCCAACTACATTGATCGATAGTTGTATGGATGTGCAATCTATGGACTGCGATCGCTCTAACAATGCGCTTAGTAACACTTCACGCTAGTGCTATCACACTTGTGTGAAGTGAAAAGCAAATCTAGTAAGGGTTAAAAAAATAAAATGGCTACGCAATTTTATTTTTGGGTATAAAAAGTTAAAGCTGTAGCAGTTACTACGGTTTACAATCTCGATTATAATTGTAACAATACTTAAAGCTGAGAAATCACTTTAAACTTTAACAGGTTAAACAACAATGGCATTTGAACTCCCATCTTTACCCTACGCCCAAGATGCTCTCGCAGCTTCGGGTATGTCTGCTGAGACCCTATCATTTCACTATGGTAAGCACCATAAAGCGTATGTTGATAACCTCAACAACCTGATTAAAGATACCGATCTTGCTGACAAATCCTTAGAAGAAATCATCAAGATTAGCTACAAAGAAGGCAAAGCGGGAATCTTTAACAACGCTGCTCAAGTTTGGAATCACACCTTCTACTGGAATGGGATTAAGCCTGCTGGTGGTGGCGCTCCTACTGGTGCTTTGTTGGATGCTATCAACGCTAGCTTTGGTAGTCTTGACAATTTCAAAACAGAATTTAAAAATGCTGGCGCTACTCAATTTGGTAGTGGCTGGGCTTGGCTCATTGCTGAAGGCGGTAAGTTGAAGATCACCAAGACTCCTAACGCTGAAAATCCTCTCATCCATGAAGGTCAAGTTCCTTTGTTGACAATGGACGTTTGGGAACATGCTTACTATTTGGACTTCCAAAATAGCCGTCCTAACTTCATGGCTAACTTTGTTGAAAAGCTCATCAACTGGGATTTCGTCGCTGCTAACTTCGCGGCTGTCTAATTGTTAATAGCGCCTAGCGCTTTTTGATTTTAAAAGAGAAGCCTCGCATTGCGAGGCTTCTCTTTTTGTTTGGGCAATGTAAAATAAAGCATAAGCGATCGCCTATTTGCATCTCTCGGTGAACACCATGCCCCTACTGCAAACCAAAACGACCCTAGATACTTGGATAACTGTGCCTTGGGAAGAGTTTGTCAATATTGCTGATGCCCCAGATTCTAACAAGCTTAAAAGCTACTACTACAATGGCAAGATGAGGTTTGAATCTATGTCCACAGGCTCCGATCATTCCAAAGATCACATGACGATTATCTTGAGTGTTGGTTTATTTGCAGCTTTGCGAAATATACCAATCAATGGACATGATTGCTGTTCTTATCGGAAGAAAGGTAATACTGAGTTTCAGCCTGATGCGTCTTACTACATTGGTGACAAAGCCGATGTCATACCTTGGGGAACGCGAATCATTGATTTAGATCAATACCCATTACCCGATCTGGTTATTGAAATATCAAATACCTCTATCTCTGATGACTTAGGCACAAAACGCTTGCAATACGAGGAGCTAGGTATTTCTGAATATTGGATTGTGAATGTTCAGACCATGCAAATTTTTGCTTTTACAATTGGGATGGACGGTAGTACTCGGCGAATTCGTGAATCACTAGTATTGTCGGGACTGAAGCTAGAAATTTTGGAGCAATCTCTGCAACGTAGTCGCCAAGAAAATCAGTCTGCAACAACTGCATGGTTAATGGAACAGTTTAGATAGTGGCACGCCACTATCTAAACTGTTATTATGTGGAACGTAGATGGTAGACCTCTTGCTGCTAGCGCGGCAGGGCAACCACGGGGGGATTGCCCCTCCCCCAAAATTAGAGGTTCCCGTAGGGGCTGTGCCCCCGTGCCAGCCCTAGACTTGGGCTATGGGAAGAATTTCCACGTAACATCAGTTAAAAAGTTAATACTGTCCGAATTGCATCGCCTCTATGCATCATCGCAAATGCCTCATTAATTTCCTCAATCGGCATTACATTCGTAATCAGGCTATCGATATCGATTTTACCTTCCATATACCAATCAACAATTTTGGGAACGTCAGTACGTCCCTTTGCGCCACCAAAGGCTGTGCCTTTCCAGACGCGACCTGTGACTAATTGGAATGGACGGGTGCTGATTTCTTGACCTGCACCTGCTACGCCGACAATCACGCTGACACCCCATCCTTTATGGCAGCATTCGAGGGCTTGACGCATGGTTTGGGTTCTGCCGATACATTCAAAGGTATAGTCTGCACCGCCTTTAGTCAGGTCAACCAGATAAGGAACGAGATCACCTTCTACTTCTAAGGGATTCACAAAATGGGTCATGCCCATTTTTTCAGCGAGTGCGCGTTTTTTGGGATTAATGTCTACGCCGACGATCATGTTTGCGCCGACCATCCGACAAGCTTGGATCACGTTTAAACCGATGCCTCCTAGACCAAAGATCACGACATTGGAACCAACTTCGACTTTTGC
This genomic stretch from Pseudanabaena galeata CCNP1313 harbors:
- the msrB gene encoding peptide-methionine (R)-S-oxide reductase MsrB, which encodes MTKRDLLLTGAAIIGSSWLFQLWRSRSTDSTSADSAIAVDLTKATKKYQIMKTEDEWKQILTPEQFRVLRKHGTERSFSSPLDKEYSKGTYNCAGCDLPLFTSDTKFNSRTGWPSFFQPIEGAIATTTDTSLFMKRIEVHCSRCGGHLGHVFDDGPKPTGQRYCMNGVSLKFIPA
- a CDS encoding superoxide dismutase produces the protein MAFELPSLPYAQDALAASGMSAETLSFHYGKHHKAYVDNLNNLIKDTDLADKSLEEIIKISYKEGKAGIFNNAAQVWNHTFYWNGIKPAGGGAPTGALLDAINASFGSLDNFKTEFKNAGATQFGSGWAWLIAEGGKLKITKTPNAENPLIHEGQVPLLTMDVWEHAYYLDFQNSRPNFMANFVEKLINWDFVAANFAAV
- a CDS encoding Uma2 family endonuclease, whose protein sequence is MPLLQTKTTLDTWITVPWEEFVNIADAPDSNKLKSYYYNGKMRFESMSTGSDHSKDHMTIILSVGLFAALRNIPINGHDCCSYRKKGNTEFQPDASYYIGDKADVIPWGTRIIDLDQYPLPDLVIEISNTSISDDLGTKRLQYEELGISEYWIVNVQTMQIFAFTIGMDGSTRRIRESLVLSGLKLEILEQSLQRSRQENQSATTAWLMEQFR
- a CDS encoding S-(hydroxymethyl)glutathione dehydrogenase/class III alcohol dehydrogenase, producing the protein MDVKAAVAFAAGQPLKIETVQLDHPRAGEVLVEIKATGVCHTDAFTLSGDDPEGLFPAILGHEGAGVVVEVGAGVTSLKAGDRVIPLYTPECRNCSYCLSGKTNLCQAIRVTQGQGLMPDGTSRFSINGEKIHHYMGTSTFANYTVLPEIALAKIRDDAPFEKVCYIGCGVTTGIGAVINTAKVEVGSNVVIFGLGGIGLNVIQACRMVGANMIVGVDINPKKRALAEKMGMTHFVNPLEVEGDLVPYLVDLTKGGADYTFECIGRTQTMRQALECCHKGWGVSVIVGVAGAGQEISTRPFQLVTGRVWKGTAFGGAKGRTDVPKIVDWYMEGKIDIDSLITNVMPIEEINEAFAMMHRGDAIRTVLTF